Proteins co-encoded in one Ignavibacteria bacterium genomic window:
- a CDS encoding sigma-54-dependent Fis family transcriptional regulator — MPRILIVDDEPGIRESIAMILDYEGYETGSAENGERALELIKEDKYDAVLLDINMPGMDGFQTLKHIKEIDKNLNVVIISAYGNIDNAIKATRNGAFDFLEKPVDREKLLITVRNASETAILKKEFETIKKEIETPSPILGISSQITSILEIIKKVAPTDARILILGENGTGKELVARAIHSASPRSSMPFVEVNCAAIPNELIESELFGHEKGSFTGAMNQRTGKFELADKGTLFLDEIGDMSLQAQAKVLRAIEDGKIERVGGSKKIPVDVRLVSATNRDLNEMIAKGEFREDLYHRLNVIPVRVPPLRERVDDIPVLVRHFAKEIATKHKKTVPQFADDAITLLKKLKWTGNVRELRNIIERIIILANSPVIKLADIDFLLPVEKVSIDDLISESSSFQDFKDKAEKAYILRQLEINSWNISKTAEDLDIQRSHLYNKLKKYGIEKGE, encoded by the coding sequence ATGCCAAGAATACTTATTGTAGATGATGAGCCCGGAATAAGAGAAAGTATTGCGATGATCCTCGACTATGAGGGTTATGAAACCGGATCCGCAGAGAATGGAGAACGGGCACTCGAATTAATCAAAGAAGACAAGTATGATGCCGTCCTCCTCGATATCAATATGCCCGGAATGGATGGATTCCAGACTCTTAAGCATATCAAGGAAATTGACAAGAATCTGAATGTTGTAATTATTTCTGCCTATGGCAACATAGACAATGCGATAAAGGCAACCAGAAACGGCGCATTCGATTTTCTTGAAAAGCCCGTGGACAGGGAAAAGCTGCTCATAACCGTGAGGAATGCATCTGAAACTGCAATTCTGAAAAAAGAATTTGAGACGATAAAAAAAGAGATTGAGACCCCTTCCCCCATTCTCGGCATTTCATCGCAGATAACTTCGATTCTCGAAATAATCAAAAAAGTAGCTCCGACGGATGCACGAATCCTGATTCTTGGGGAAAACGGTACCGGCAAAGAACTTGTTGCCAGAGCCATCCATTCCGCGTCACCCCGTTCCTCTATGCCTTTTGTGGAAGTAAATTGTGCAGCTATACCTAATGAGTTGATCGAGTCTGAACTTTTTGGTCACGAAAAGGGATCTTTTACCGGTGCCATGAACCAAAGGACCGGGAAATTTGAACTTGCCGACAAGGGCACCCTCTTCCTTGATGAAATTGGTGACATGAGCCTTCAGGCGCAGGCAAAAGTTTTAAGAGCTATCGAAGATGGAAAAATTGAAAGGGTGGGCGGTTCAAAGAAAATTCCTGTCGATGTGAGACTTGTATCGGCAACAAACAGAGATTTGAACGAAATGATCGCCAAGGGTGAGTTCAGAGAGGATCTTTATCACAGATTAAATGTGATTCCGGTCAGGGTTCCTCCGCTGAGGGAAAGGGTCGATGATATCCCGGTTCTTGTCCGGCACTTTGCAAAGGAAATTGCGACAAAGCATAAAAAAACTGTGCCTCAATTCGCTGATGATGCAATAACTCTCCTCAAAAAGCTGAAGTGGACCGGAAATGTGAGAGAACTTAGAAACATTATTGAGCGGATAATCATCCTGGCAAATTCACCGGTGATAAAACTGGCAGATATCGACTTTCTTCTGCCGGTCGAAAAAGTCTCGATTGATGATCTCATATCTGAGAGCAGTTCTTTTCAGGATTTCAAGGACAAGGCGGAAAAAGCTTATATACTAAGACAACTTGAGATAAACAGTTGGAATATAAGCAAGACAGCCGAAGATCTTGATATCCAAAGAAGTCATTTGTACAACAAACTTAAAAAATACGGTATCGAAAAAGGAGAATAG
- a CDS encoding PLP-dependent transferase — METKNKSSEMLDESLYSAETHLIYGKNVSSKWDYSHHVVSPLSSSVIFRLDSVERGAEGFLEFGDTNVLNSELQPIYIYDRLGEPNKDLLEENLSYIEKGEMAVTYTTGMGAISAVLGVLLRAGDEIIAHRTLYGCTFSLFKNWYPRLNIQYVSTDLTHTGDLANLITPNTKVIYFETPGNPNLDLIDIGEIRRIVNEENKKRAEQDWIYIVVDNTFATPFCQRPIELGADFSVHSLTKGIGGFGTDMGGVVIGPKKFQSMLLLYRKDFGAVLGTKAAWTILTYGLPTLHLRISRQTENAGKIAEFLVNHPKVEFVNYPGLPSYRFYELAQKQMTDFKGNFAPGSLMFFGVKGDTLEEQKEKARIVMNYAAKYAYTLTLAVSLGHTRTLIEHPATMTHSVIPASELPRHGIHPGGIRLAVGIENPDDIIKDLARSLEQI, encoded by the coding sequence ATGGAGACGAAAAACAAGAGTAGTGAAATGCTCGACGAGTCTCTCTATTCGGCTGAAACGCATCTTATATACGGTAAGAATGTCAGCTCAAAATGGGACTACTCCCATCATGTGGTTTCACCACTTTCATCTTCAGTTATCTTCAGGCTCGATTCAGTTGAGAGAGGAGCCGAAGGATTTCTGGAGTTTGGTGATACAAATGTATTAAACTCTGAACTTCAACCAATCTATATTTACGACAGACTAGGCGAACCTAACAAGGATCTCCTCGAAGAGAATCTGTCGTATATCGAAAAAGGTGAAATGGCTGTCACCTATACAACGGGAATGGGAGCAATTTCCGCTGTGCTGGGTGTCTTACTTCGTGCGGGTGATGAAATAATTGCTCACAGAACTTTGTATGGCTGCACATTTTCCCTGTTCAAAAACTGGTACCCCAGACTGAATATCCAATATGTTTCGACTGATCTGACTCATACAGGCGATCTCGCCAATCTTATTACCCCTAACACGAAAGTCATCTACTTCGAAACTCCGGGAAATCCGAATCTTGATTTGATAGACATTGGTGAAATAAGAAGAATAGTGAATGAGGAGAACAAAAAACGGGCAGAACAGGACTGGATATATATCGTGGTCGACAACACTTTTGCCACTCCATTTTGTCAGAGGCCCATCGAACTGGGAGCTGATTTTTCTGTGCATTCCCTTACAAAAGGAATCGGAGGATTTGGTACTGACATGGGAGGGGTTGTAATTGGACCTAAAAAGTTCCAAAGCATGCTTTTACTTTACAGGAAAGACTTTGGAGCTGTTCTGGGTACCAAAGCTGCCTGGACCATTCTGACCTACGGATTGCCCACATTGCATCTCAGAATCAGCAGACAGACCGAGAATGCCGGAAAAATTGCCGAGTTTCTTGTAAATCACCCAAAAGTAGAGTTCGTTAACTACCCCGGATTACCTTCCTACAGATTTTACGAACTTGCTCAAAAACAGATGACAGACTTTAAAGGTAATTTTGCACCCGGAAGTCTGATGTTTTTTGGAGTTAAAGGTGATACACTCGAAGAGCAGAAAGAAAAAGCACGAATTGTCATGAATTATGCTGCAAAATATGCTTACACACTCACTCTTGCAGTCAGCCTCGGGCATACAAGAACACTTATTGAACATCCTGCAACCATGACACACTCGGTCATCCCGGCCTCGGAATTACCGCGGCATGGTATACATCCCGGAGGGATAAGGCTTGCAGTTGGAATAGAAAATCCCGACGATATCATTAAAGATCTTGCGAGATCACTGGAACAAATTTAA